In Micromonospora sp. NBC_01813, the following are encoded in one genomic region:
- a CDS encoding amylo-alpha-1,6-glucosidase, which produces MLDFTFGPQVCGDLTAGASREWLVTDGRGGYAMGTVNGLRTRRYHGLLVVAGATPAARRVGLVSLDPAVTLPSGAQVRLGVHEWSSGVVDPPGHTLLERFDLADGVPRWRWRIGDVVIEREVAMVHGTPCVAVTHRLVSGGPVTLTLSAVTTWRDAHGERHADAPPPRMENVDGGVVVEGAFRVHGPDWVPAGNWWDGVYHREEAARGLLAEEDLWYAGSFTATLDAPGDVVEVTAWAEHLEQRPEPAVTIVEAARVRNRAVVAAAKPATAVDATLALAADAFVVRTGIGPDVVAGYPWFGTWSRDTMTSYEGLFLATGRADEGRELLRGYAATLSEGMLANTADTGHVEYNTVDGTLWFLHAVDRHVTATSDIDLADELLPALREVVAAHLRGTRYGIRVDSADGLLTGGASGEALTWMDARVYGVPITAREGKPVEVNALWVNGLAAVSELAQLVDGDPGAAATLYPKAYGSFRARYPAPSGWLYDVLDAPAQYPLGGDPHADDDALRPNQLLAWSLPYAPLEPDPAPIRAIGAALLTPLGLRSLAPDSAGYLGQHRGGPARRDGAYHQGTVWPWLLGPYVSAARRAGLDVTDVFAGSTAHLSEYGLGSVSETADGDPPHGATGCPFQAWSVAELLRVRQV; this is translated from the coding sequence TTGCTCGACTTCACCTTCGGTCCGCAGGTCTGCGGCGACCTGACCGCCGGCGCCAGCCGGGAGTGGCTGGTCACCGACGGTCGCGGCGGCTACGCGATGGGTACGGTCAACGGACTGCGTACCCGGCGTTACCACGGTCTGCTGGTGGTCGCCGGGGCGACTCCGGCTGCCCGGCGGGTCGGGCTGGTCAGCCTGGATCCGGCGGTGACCCTGCCGTCGGGCGCGCAGGTCCGGCTCGGGGTGCACGAGTGGTCCTCCGGCGTGGTCGACCCGCCCGGTCACACGCTGCTGGAGCGCTTCGACCTCGCCGACGGGGTGCCCCGCTGGCGGTGGCGCATCGGCGACGTGGTGATCGAACGTGAGGTCGCGATGGTGCACGGCACGCCGTGCGTGGCGGTGACCCACCGGCTGGTCAGCGGCGGCCCGGTGACGCTGACGCTGTCGGCGGTGACCACCTGGCGGGACGCGCACGGCGAACGGCACGCCGACGCTCCGCCGCCTCGGATGGAGAACGTCGACGGCGGGGTGGTCGTCGAGGGCGCGTTCCGGGTGCACGGCCCGGACTGGGTGCCGGCGGGCAACTGGTGGGACGGGGTCTACCACCGTGAGGAGGCGGCGCGCGGGCTGCTGGCCGAGGAGGACCTGTGGTACGCGGGCAGCTTCACCGCCACCCTGGACGCCCCCGGTGACGTGGTCGAGGTCACCGCCTGGGCGGAGCACCTGGAGCAGCGGCCGGAGCCGGCGGTGACGATCGTCGAGGCCGCCCGGGTGCGCAACCGGGCGGTGGTGGCCGCCGCGAAGCCGGCGACCGCAGTCGACGCGACCCTGGCGTTGGCTGCCGACGCGTTCGTCGTGCGCACCGGCATCGGCCCGGACGTGGTGGCCGGCTACCCGTGGTTCGGCACCTGGTCGCGGGACACGATGACCTCCTACGAGGGGTTGTTCCTGGCCACCGGGCGCGCCGACGAGGGCCGGGAGTTGCTGCGCGGCTACGCCGCCACGCTGTCGGAGGGGATGCTGGCGAACACCGCCGACACCGGTCACGTGGAGTACAACACCGTCGACGGCACCCTGTGGTTCCTGCACGCGGTGGACCGGCACGTCACCGCGACCAGCGACATCGACCTGGCCGACGAGTTGCTGCCGGCGCTGCGCGAGGTGGTCGCGGCGCATCTGCGGGGCACCCGGTACGGCATCCGGGTCGACTCCGCCGACGGGCTGCTGACCGGCGGGGCCAGCGGCGAGGCACTGACCTGGATGGACGCCCGGGTGTACGGGGTGCCGATCACCGCCCGGGAAGGAAAGCCGGTCGAGGTGAACGCGCTGTGGGTCAACGGGCTGGCGGCGGTGAGCGAGTTAGCGCAGCTGGTGGATGGGGATCCGGGGGCGGCGGCGACGCTCTACCCGAAGGCGTACGGGTCGTTCCGGGCCCGCTATCCGGCCCCGTCGGGTTGGCTCTACGACGTGCTGGACGCCCCGGCGCAGTATCCGCTGGGCGGGGATCCGCATGCCGACGACGACGCGTTGCGCCCCAACCAGCTGCTCGCCTGGTCGTTGCCGTACGCCCCGTTGGAGCCGGATCCGGCGCCGATCCGGGCGATCGGCGCGGCGCTGCTGACCCCGCTGGGGTTGCGCAGTCTGGCGCCGGACTCGGCCGGCTACCTGGGCCAGCACCGGGGTGGGCCGGCCCGCCGGGACGGCGCCTACCACCAGGGGACGGTCTGGCCGTGGCTGCTCGGCCCGTACGTGTCGGCGGCCCGCCGGGCCGGGCTGGACGTCACCGACGTCTTCGCCGGGTCGACGGCGCACCTGAGCGAGTACGGGCTCGGGTCGGTCAGCGAAACGGCTGATGGGGATCCGCCACACGGCGCCACCGGCTGCCCGTTTCAGGCGTGGTCGGTAGCCGAACTACTACGGGTCCGACAAGTCTGA